From Camelina sativa cultivar DH55 chromosome 20, Cs, whole genome shotgun sequence, the proteins below share one genomic window:
- the LOC104768336 gene encoding polyadenylate-binding protein, cytoplasmic and nuclear-like isoform X1, with the protein MEEQQTPVYVWGFGSHISESALFDFFGSGPTTTLASVTLHRDAMNNSLRRATLMYGDIDEAKAVSRALSGLPLGLGEIHMSLECFPEEACFVFFFLYPLPLLLCLYLTTSSLFSQEIPPRVEEEQTPVYVWGFGSHISESALFDLFDKERKTSLASVTLHRDAMNNSLRRATLIYNSKVEAEVVSVVWNLQSLDVGKIHTSLKSFPDESIPARVVSNQMMTTMTPFGLQASVPLQSYPTYQLFPVPLPRRVWVENRREQIREGMDRKSICYVSNFLYELEEASLRDIFQHCGEVQFCKIRRDPFTGRSRGDGFVEFVTPEAASEAIKLDGTFHHGRTIYVSYAKSKKVST; encoded by the exons ATGGAGGAACAACAGACTCCGGTCTATGTATGGGGCTTCGGTAGCCACATCTCGGAATCGGCCTTGTTCGACTTCTTTGGTAGTGGGCCAACTACAACGTTAGCGTCTGTTACGCTTCACCGAGATGCCATGAACAACTCGCTTCGCCGAGCTACTTTGATGTACGGAGACATAGACGAAG CTAAAGCTGTAAGTAGAGCTCTGAGTGGACTCCCCCTCGGCCTTGGAGAGATACACATGTCATTAGAGTGTTTTCCCGAGGAGGCatgtttcgtcttcttctttctttaccccttacctcttcttctttgtctttacctTACTACCTCTTCATTGTTTTCACAGGAAATCCCTCCGAGAGTAGAGGAGGAACAGACTCCAGTCTATGTATGGGGCTTCGGTAGCCACATCTCGGAATCGGCCTTGTTCGACTTGTTTGATAAAGAGCGAAAGACATCTCTAGCGTCTGTAACGCTTCACCGAGATGCCATGAACAACTCGCTTCGACGAGCTACTTTGATTTACAACAGCAAAGTcgaag CTGAAGTTGTAAGTGTGGTTTGGAATCTACAATCCCTCGATGTTGGGAAAATACACACCTCTTTAAAGTCTTTTCCCGATGAG TCAATCCCTGCGAGAGTGGTTAGTAATCAGATGATGACGACAATGACGCCATT TGGATTACAAGCTTCTGTGCCACTACAAAGCTACCCCACGTATCAATT gttCCCTGTGCCTTTGCCAAGAAGAGTGTGGGTAGAAAATAGAAGAGAACAGATAAGGGAAGGGATGGACAGGAAATCCATTTGTTACGTTAGTAACTTTCTATATGAATTGGAAGAAGCTAGCTTAAGAGACATCTTCCAACATTGTGGGGAAGTTCAGTTTTGCAAAATCAGGAGAGATCCGTTTACTGGAAGGAGTAGAGGTGATGGGTTTGTTGAGTTTGTAACTCCTGAAGCCGCCTCTGAAGCAATCAAGTTGGATGGGACATTCCATCATGGCAGAACAATATATGTCAGCTATGCCAAATCAAAGAAG GTATCTACTTGA
- the LOC104768336 gene encoding polyadenylate-binding protein, cytoplasmic and nuclear-like isoform X2 — MEEQQTPVYVWGFGSHISESALFDFFGSGPTTTLASVTLHRDAMNNSLRRATLMYGDIDEAKAVSRALSGLPLGLGEIHMSLECFPEEEIPPRVEEEQTPVYVWGFGSHISESALFDLFDKERKTSLASVTLHRDAMNNSLRRATLIYNSKVEAEVVSVVWNLQSLDVGKIHTSLKSFPDESIPARVVSNQMMTTMTPFGLQASVPLQSYPTYQLFPVPLPRRVWVENRREQIREGMDRKSICYVSNFLYELEEASLRDIFQHCGEVQFCKIRRDPFTGRSRGDGFVEFVTPEAASEAIKLDGTFHHGRTIYVSYAKSKKVST, encoded by the exons ATGGAGGAACAACAGACTCCGGTCTATGTATGGGGCTTCGGTAGCCACATCTCGGAATCGGCCTTGTTCGACTTCTTTGGTAGTGGGCCAACTACAACGTTAGCGTCTGTTACGCTTCACCGAGATGCCATGAACAACTCGCTTCGCCGAGCTACTTTGATGTACGGAGACATAGACGAAG CTAAAGCTGTAAGTAGAGCTCTGAGTGGACTCCCCCTCGGCCTTGGAGAGATACACATGTCATTAGAGTGTTTTCCCGAGGAG GAAATCCCTCCGAGAGTAGAGGAGGAACAGACTCCAGTCTATGTATGGGGCTTCGGTAGCCACATCTCGGAATCGGCCTTGTTCGACTTGTTTGATAAAGAGCGAAAGACATCTCTAGCGTCTGTAACGCTTCACCGAGATGCCATGAACAACTCGCTTCGACGAGCTACTTTGATTTACAACAGCAAAGTcgaag CTGAAGTTGTAAGTGTGGTTTGGAATCTACAATCCCTCGATGTTGGGAAAATACACACCTCTTTAAAGTCTTTTCCCGATGAG TCAATCCCTGCGAGAGTGGTTAGTAATCAGATGATGACGACAATGACGCCATT TGGATTACAAGCTTCTGTGCCACTACAAAGCTACCCCACGTATCAATT gttCCCTGTGCCTTTGCCAAGAAGAGTGTGGGTAGAAAATAGAAGAGAACAGATAAGGGAAGGGATGGACAGGAAATCCATTTGTTACGTTAGTAACTTTCTATATGAATTGGAAGAAGCTAGCTTAAGAGACATCTTCCAACATTGTGGGGAAGTTCAGTTTTGCAAAATCAGGAGAGATCCGTTTACTGGAAGGAGTAGAGGTGATGGGTTTGTTGAGTTTGTAACTCCTGAAGCCGCCTCTGAAGCAATCAAGTTGGATGGGACATTCCATCATGGCAGAACAATATATGTCAGCTATGCCAAATCAAAGAAG GTATCTACTTGA